A genomic region of Zea mays cultivar B73 chromosome 6, Zm-B73-REFERENCE-NAM-5.0, whole genome shotgun sequence contains the following coding sequences:
- the LOC103630287 gene encoding ribonuclease P protein subunit p29 isoform X3 has translation MLNFLVLFMTLCPKDLDGTEVVHNVIYDIIQKGGDAEKITKGAKRLKLEKGILLDNYGQRGSRLVDDQARSLLIHSKRSKRHMSLKQHKKCGSFDLDGTFHKYDLYKLMHEMWKDYIKELMDMSPKKKFTENLLSADLHGALLIETFGIISEDNRFRVYQKLVQFSYFKQTAGSSH, from the exons ATGCTGAACTTTCTTGTGCTTTTCATGACACTTTGTCCAAAG GATTTGGATGGCACAGAGGTTGTTCACAATGTTATATATGACATAATTCAGAAAGGTGGAGATGCTGAGAAAATTACAAAGGGAGCCAAAAGGTTGAAACTGGAAAAAGGGATCCTTTTGGATAATTATGGTCAAAGGGGTTCTAGATTAGTGGATGACCAAGCAAGATCTTTGCTAATTCATTCAAAGCGATCAAAAAGGCACATGTCTCTGAAACAACATAAGAAATGTGGTTCATTTGATTTAGATGGTACATTCCACAA GTACGACCTCTATAAGCTAATGCATGAGATGTGGAAGGACTATATCAAAGAGCTTATGGATATGAGCCC GAAAAAGAAATTTACTGAGAACCTTCTTTCAGCAGATCTTCATGGGGCCCTTCTAATAG AGACGTTTGGAATTATATCCGAGGACAACCGCTTCCGGG TTTACCAAAAGCTGGTTCAGTTTTCGTACTTCAAGCAGACCGCTGGAAGTTCACACTGA
- the LOC100384303 gene encoding translation initiation factor IF-2, chloroplastic-like isoform X1, with product MASPASVTNLGSNGRSGPLPAAAARRAQLVTRIRFTGFDGIRRWQYEPGRLCRCMVVTNLIEEKVVQFSSRGSVSVKADDDNDLLLKPPQKPVRSNGPPESMKTASLPDQKPAGATLDDREKVRESLDAVLEKAEKLEASSFGNADGGNLGSRQSNVSMSNGPGPTAVEEGGNSRKTKTLKSVWRKGNPVPTVRKVIREQPRTETRSQSIPVAKPSVSSASKPSPLLLSKPSVAQPPRRPIKSDTSNEKKGPILIDKFASKRAAVDPIVPEELLDPLKPVRGPPAKVRVDRRKKPDTQAGSRRRMSNDDGLVDEDTTDVPISGVPVRKGRRWSKAKRRAARLEAMQAEEPVRVEILEVGEEGMLIEDLAYELAIGESEILRFLSVRGVMLDNVQTLDKDLVKMVCMEYDVEVLESGPVKVEEMAKKKEFLDDEDLDKLEVRPPIVTIMGHVDHGKTTLLDYIRKSKLVASEAGGITQGIGAYQVLLPVDGNHQACVFLDTPGHEAFGAMRARGARVTDICIVVVAADDGVRPQTSEAIAHARAAGVPIIIAINKIDKEGANAERVMQELSQIGIMPEMWGGDTPMIEISALTGDNVDELLETVMLVAELQELKANPHRNAKGTVIEACLDKAKGPLATLVVQNGTLNKADIIVCGEAYGKIRALYDDCGKLVDKAGPSNAVQVIGLNNVPLAGDEFEVVDNLDVARERANGRAEALRIERISAKAGEGKVTLSAIAASVSSAKQVGIDTHELNVILKVDFQGSIEAIRQAIQTLPQENVSLRFLLQGPGDVSVNDVDLAVALEGIIFGFNVRAPGSVKNYAKKKGVEIRMYKVIYDLIDDLRKAMEGLLEPAEEEVPIGSAKVRAVFSSGSGKVAGCMITTRKVVQDCNVRVLRKGKEVYVCSLDSLRRVKETVKEVGAGLECGIGVDDFDEWEEGDIIEAFSTVNKTRTLEEASVTLTVALKDAGVQL from the exons ATGGCATCTCCTGCTTCCGTCACCAACCTCGGAAGCAATGGGAGGTCTGGCCCGCTCCCGGCTGCAGCTGCAAGGAGGGCGCAGTTGGTCACAAGGATCAGATTCACGGGGTTCGATGGCATAAGGCGATGGCAGTATGAGCCTGGGAGGCTTTGCAGGTGTATGGTCGTCACTAATCTGATTGAGGAGAAGGTTGTTCAGTTCTCGTCAAGAGGGAGTGTCAGTGTGAAAGCTGATGATGACAATGATCTGCTTCTGAAGCCGCCACAGAAGCCAGTCCGGTCAAATGGACCCCCGGAGAGCATGAAAACAGCATCACTGCCGGATCAGAAGCCAGCAGGGGCAACTTTAGACGACAGAGAGAAGGTCAGAGAGTCACTGGACGCTGTATTGGAGAAAGCAGAGAAGCTTGAGGCCTCCAGCTTTGGTAATGCAGATGGTGGCAACCTTGGTTCAAGGCAGAGTAATGTTTCCATGAGTAATGGTCCAGGACCGACAGCAGTGGAGGAAGGTGGTAATTCAAGGAAGACAAAAACACTAAAGAGTGTATGGCGGAAGGGGAACCCTGTGCCAACTGTACGTAAGGTCATTAGAGAGCAACCAAGAACTGAAACAAGGAGTCAGTCTATACCTGTGGCTAAACCTTCAGTGTCATCTGCATCTAAGCCTTCCCCTCTGCTACTATCTAAACCTTCTGTAGCACAGCCTCCTCGTCGGCCTATCAAGTCTGATACATCAAATGAGAAAAAAGGACCCATCCTTATTGATAAATTTGCTTCCAAGAGGGCAGCAGTTGATCCGATTGTACCTGAGGAATTGTTAGACCCTCTAAAACCAGTACGAGGCCCACCAGCAAAAGTCAGAGTTGATCGTCGTAAAAAACCAGACACACAAGCTGGTTCCAGACGACGTATGTCCAATGATGATGGATTAGTTGATGAGGATACTACTGACGTGCCAATTTCTGGTGTTCCAGTGCGCAAGGGTAGGAGGTGGAGCAAGGCAAAACGCCGCGCTGCAAGGCTAGAGGCTATGCAAGCTGAAGAGCCAGTCAGAGTTGAGATCCTTGAAGTTGGTGAAGAAGGTATGCTGATTGAGGACTTGGCATATGAGTTGGCAATTGGTGAATCAGAAATTTTACGATTCTTATCGGTGAGAGGAGTTATGCTTGACAATGTTCAGACTCTAGATAAAGATTTGGTTAAGATGGTTTGCATGGAATATGATGTTGAAGTACTAGAAAGTGGTCCTGTGAAAGTGGAGGAAATGGctaagaagaaggagttccttgaTGATGAAGATTTGGATAAATTGGAAGTGAGGCCTCCCATTGTGACTATCATGGGCCATGTTGATCATGGGAAG ACAACTCTGTTGGATTATATACGCAAGAGCAAG TTGGTGGCATCTGAAGCTGGTGGTATAACACAAGGGATTGGAGCATATCAGGTTCTTTTACCAGTAGATGGAAACCATCAAGCCTGTGTTTTTCTGGATACTCCAGGACATGAg GCGTTTGGTGCAATGAGAGCTCGAGGAGCTAGAGTAACCGATATCTgtattgttgttgttgctgcggaTGATGGTGTTCGGCCACAAACAAGTGAGGCAATTGCACATGCAAGGGCAGCAGGGGTGCCAATTATAATAGCAATAAACAAG ATAGACAAGGAGGGAGCTAATGCAGAACGAGTTATGCAAGAACTTTCCCAAATTGGGATAATGCCAGAAATGTGGGGTGGTGATACCCCAATGATCGAG ATAAGTGCTCTTACTGGGGATAATGTTGATGAACTTCTGGAAACTGTCATGCTTGTTGCAGAG TTGCAAGAATTAAAGGCAAATCCACATAGGAATGCGAAGGGCACTGTTATTGAAGCATGCCTTGACAAGGCCAAAGGGCCTCTTGCTACCTTAGTTGTTCAGAATGGAACCCTAAACAAAGCTGATATTATTGTGTGTGGTGAAGCTTATGGAAAG ATCCGTGCATTGTATGATGACTGTGGGAAGCTCGTTGACAAAGCAGGACCATCCAATGCAGTGCAG GTTATTGGCCTCAATAACGTTCCCCTTGCCGGTGATGAATTTGAGGTTGTTGACAACCTTGATGTTGCACGTGAAAGGGCGAATGGGCGTGCTGAAGCACTGCGCATAGAAAGGATATCTGCAAAAGCTGGGGAAGGAAAAGTCACACTCTCAGCTATTGCAGCATCGGTTTCATCTGCGAAGCAAGTTGGAATTGATACACATGAGCTAAATGTTATCCTTAAAGTTGATTTTCAG GGTTCAATCGAGGCTATTAGGCAAGCCATCCAAACTCTTCCACAAGAAAATGTCTCTCTGAGATTCCTCCTTCAAGGTCCAGGAGATGTGAGTGTTAATGATGTTGATCTGGCTGTTGCTTTGGAAGGAATTATATTTGGCTTTAATGTCAGAGCACCAGGATCAGTTAAAAACTATGCTAAGAAGAAAGGTGTTGAAATTCGGATGTACAAAGTGATATATGATTTGATTGATGATTTACGGAAGGCCATGGAAGGTCTTCTCGAACCTGCTGAG GAGGAAGTACCAATTGGTTCGGCAAAAGTTCGAGCTGTCTTTAGTAGTGGCAGTGGAAAGGTGGCCGGATGCATGATTACAACAAGAAAAGTTGTTCAAGATTGTAATGTGCGGGTTCTTCGTAAAGGGAAAGAAGTATATGTGTGTTCGCTTGATTCCTTGAGAAGGGTGAAAGAAACTGTGAAGGAG GTTGGTGCTGGGCTAGAGTGTGGTATTGGGGTAGATGACTTCGATGAATGGGAGGAAGGTGACATCATAGAGGCATTCAGTACCGTGAATAAGACAAGAACCCTCGAGGAGGCCTCTGTTACCTTGACTGTCGCACTCAAGGATGCAGGGGTCCAGCTGTAG
- the LOC103630287 gene encoding ribonuclease P protein subunit p29 isoform X1, which produces MLNFLVLFMTLCPKDLDGTEVVHNVIYDIIQKGGDAEKITKGAKRLKLEKGILLDNYGQRGSRLVDDQARSLLIHSKRSKRHMSLKQHKKCGSFDLDGTFHKYDLYKLMHEMWKDYIKELMDMSPKKKFTENLLSADLHGALLIECKRNHDSGYCRDVWNYIRGQPLPGLPKAGSVFVLQADRWKFTLIGDKLSPREKLKEDQRQQRAQSLIR; this is translated from the exons ATGCTGAACTTTCTTGTGCTTTTCATGACACTTTGTCCAAAG GATTTGGATGGCACAGAGGTTGTTCACAATGTTATATATGACATAATTCAGAAAGGTGGAGATGCTGAGAAAATTACAAAGGGAGCCAAAAGGTTGAAACTGGAAAAAGGGATCCTTTTGGATAATTATGGTCAAAGGGGTTCTAGATTAGTGGATGACCAAGCAAGATCTTTGCTAATTCATTCAAAGCGATCAAAAAGGCACATGTCTCTGAAACAACATAAGAAATGTGGTTCATTTGATTTAGATGGTACATTCCACAA GTACGACCTCTATAAGCTAATGCATGAGATGTGGAAGGACTATATCAAAGAGCTTATGGATATGAGCCC GAAAAAGAAATTTACTGAGAACCTTCTTTCAGCAGATCTTCATGGGGCCCTTCTAATAG AGTGTAAACGGAATCATGATTCGGGATACTGCAGAGACGTTTGGAATTATATCCGAGGACAACCGCTTCCGGG TTTACCAAAAGCTGGTTCAGTTTTCGTACTTCAAGCAGACCGCTGGAAGTTCACACTGATCGGCGACAAGCTCTCGCCCAGGGAGAAGTTGAAGGAGGATCAGCGTCAACAACGTGCGCAATCGCTAATCAGATAG
- the LOC103630286 gene encoding translation initiation factor IF-2, chloroplastic, with protein MASPASVTNLGSNGRSGPLPAAAARRAQLVTRIRFTGFDGIRRWQYEPGRLCRCMVVTNLIEEKVVQFSSRGSVSVKADDDNDLLLKPPQKPVRSNGPPESMKTASLPDQKPAGATLDDREKVRESLDAVLEKAEKLEASSFGNADGGNLGSRQSNVSMSNGPGPTAVEEGGNSRKTKTLKSVWRKGNPVPTVRKVIREQPRTETRSQSIPVAKPSVSSASKPSPLLLSKPSVAQPPRRPIKSDTSNEKKGPILIDKFASKRAAVDPIVPEELLDPLKPVRGPPAKVRVDRRKKPDTQAGSRRRMSNDDGLVDEDTTDVPISGVPVRKGRRWSKAKRRAARLEAMQAEEPVRVEILEVGEEGMLIEDLAYELAIGESEILRFLSVRGVMLDNVQTLDKDLVKMVCMEYDVEVLESGPVKVEEMAKKKEFLDDEDLDKLEVRPPIVTIMGHVDHGKTTLLDYIRKSKLVASEAGGITQGIGAYQVLLPVDGNHQACVFLDTPGHEAFGAMRARGARVTDICIVVVAADDGVRPQTSEAIAHARAAGVPIIIAINKIDKEGANAERVMQELSQIGIMPEMWGGDTPMVEISALTGDNVDELLETVMLVAELQELKANPHRNAKGTVIEACLDKAKGPLATLVVQNGTLNKADIIVCGEAYGKIRALYDDCGKLVDKAGPSNAVQVIGLNNVPLAGDEFEVVDNLDVARERANGRAEALRIERISAKAGEGKVTLSAIAASVSSAKQVGIDTHELNVILKVDFQGSIEAIRQAIQTLPQENVSLRFLLQGPGDVSVSDVDLAVASEGIIFGFNVRAPGSVKNYAKKKGVEIRMYKVIYDLIDDLRKAMEGLLEPAEEEVPIGSAKVRAVFSSGSGKVAGCMITTGKVVQDCNVRVLRKGKEVYVGSLDSLRRVKETVKEVGAGLECGIGVDDFDEWEEGDIIEAFNTVNKARTLEEASATVTAALKDAGVQL; from the exons ATGGCATCTCCTGCTTCCGTCACCAACCTCGGAAGCAATGGGAGGTCTGGCCCGCTCCCGGCTGCAGCTGCAAGGAGGGCGCAGTTGGTCACAAGGATCAGATTCACGGGGTTCGATGGCATAAGGCGATGGCAGTATGAGCCTGGGAGGCTTTGCAGGTGTATGGTCGTCACTAATCTGATTGAGGAGAAGGTTGTTCAGTTCTCGTCAAGAGGGAGTGTCAGTGTGAAAGCTGATGATGACAATGATCTGCTTCTGAAGCCGCCACAGAAGCCAGTCCGGTCAAATGGACCCCCGGAGAGCATGAAAACAGCATCACTGCCGGATCAGAAGCCAGCAGGGGCAACTTTAGACGACAGAGAGAAGGTCAGAGAGTCACTGGACGCTGTATTGGAGAAAGCAGAGAAGCTTGAGGCCTCCAGCTTTGGTAATGCAGATGGTGGCAACCTTGGTTCAAGGCAGAGTAATGTTTCCATGAGTAATGGTCCAGGACCGACAGCAGTGGAGGAAGGTGGTAATTCAAGGAAGACAAAAACACTAAAGAGTGTATGGCGGAAGGGGAACCCTGTGCCAACTGTACGTAAGGTCATTAGAGAGCAACCAAGAACTGAAACAAGGAGTCAGTCTATACCTGTGGCTAAACCTTCAGTGTCATCTGCATCTAAGCCTTCCCCTCTGCTACTATCTAAACCTTCTGTAGCACAGCCTCCTCGTCGGCCTATCAAGTCTGATACATCAAATGAGAAAAAAGGACCCATCCTTATTGATAAATTTGCTTCCAAGAGGGCAGCAGTTGATCCGATTGTACCTGAGGAATTGTTAGACCCTCTAAAACCAGTACGAGGCCCACCAGCAAAAGTCAGAGTTGATCGTCGTAAAAAACCAGACACACAAGCTGGTTCCAGACGACGTATGTCCAATGATGATGGATTAGTTGATGAGGATACTACTGACGTGCCAATTTCTGGTGTTCCAGTGCGCAAGGGTAGGAGGTGGAGCAAGGCAAAACGCCGCGCTGCAAGGCTAGAGGCTATGCAAGCTGAAGAGCCAGTCAGAGTTGAGATCCTTGAAGTTGGTGAAGAAGGTATGCTGATTGAGGACTTGGCATATGAGTTGGCAATTGGTGAATCAGAAATTTTACGATTCTTATCGGTGAGAGGAGTTATGCTTGACAATGTTCAGACTCTAGATAAAGATTTGGTTAAGATGGTTTGCATGGAATATGATGTTGAAGTACTAGAAAGTGGTCCTGTGAAAGTGGAGGAAATGGctaagaagaaggagttccttgaTGATGAAGATTTGGATAAATTGGAAGTGAGGCCTCCCATTGTGACTATCATGGGCCATGTTGATCATGGGAAG ACAACTCTGTTGGATTATATACGCAAGAGCAAG TTGGTGGCATCTGAAGCTGGTGGTATAACACAAGGGATTGGAGCATATCAGGTTCTTTTACCAGTAGATGGAAACCATCAAGCCTGTGTTTTTCTGGATACTCCAGGACATGAg GCGTTTGGTGCAATGAGAGCTCGAGGAGCTAGAGTAACCGATATCTgtattgttgttgttgctgcggaTGATGGTGTTCGGCCACAAACAAGTGAGGCAATTGCACATGCAAGGGCAGCAGGGGTGCCAATTATAATAGCAATAAACAAG ATAGACAAGGAGGGAGCTAATGCAGAACGAGTTATGCAAGAACTTTCCCAAATTGGGATAATGCCAGAAATGTGGGGTGGTGATACCCCAATGGTCGAG ATAAGTGCTCTTACTGGGGATAATGTTGATGAACTTCTGGAAACTGTCATGCTTGTTGCAGAG TTGCAAGAATTAAAGGCAAATCCACATAGGAATGCGAAGGGCACTGTTATTGAAGCATGCCTTGACAAGGCCAAAGGGCCTCTTGCTACCTTAGTTGTTCAGAATGGAACCCTAAACAAAGCTGATATTATTGTGTGTGGTGAAGCTTATGGAAAG ATCCGTGCATTGTATGATGACTGTGGGAAGCTCGTTGACAAAGCAGGACCATCCAATGCAGTGCAG GTTATTGGCCTCAATAACGTTCCCCTTGCCGGTGATGAATTTGAGGTTGTTGACAACCTTGATGTTGCACGTGAAAGGGCGAATGGGCGTGCTGAAGCACTGCGCATAGAAAGGATATCTGCAAAAGCTGGGGAAGGAAAAGTCACACTCTCAGCTATTGCAGCATCGGTTTCATCTGCGAAGCAAGTTGGAATTGATACACATGAGCTAAATGTTATCCTTAAAGTTGATTTTCAG GGTTCAATCGAGGCTATTAGGCAAGCCATCCAAACTCTTCCACAAGAAAATGTCTCTCTGAGATTCCTCCTTCAAGGTCCAGGAGATGTGAGTGTTAGTGATGTTGATCTGGCTGTTGCTTCGGAAGGAATTATATTTGGCTTTAATGTCAGAGCACCAGGATCAGTTAAAAACTATGCTAAGAAGAAAGGTGTTGAAATTCGGATGTACAAAGTGATCTATGATTTGATTGATGATTTACGGAAGGCCATGGAAGGTCTTCTCGAACCCGCTGAG GAGGAAGTACCAATTGGTTCGGCAAAAGTTCGAGCTGTCTTTAGTAGTGGCAGTGGAAAGGTGGCCGGATGCATGATTACAACAGGAAAAGTTGTTCAAGATTGTAATGTGCGGGTTCTTCGTAAAGGGAAAGAAGTATATGTGGGTTCGCTTGATTCCTTGAGAAGGGTGAAAGAAACTGTGAAGGAG GTTGGTGCTGGGCTAGAGTGTGGTATTGGGGTAGATGACTTCGATGAATGGGAGGAAGGTGACATCATAGAGGCATTCAATACCGTGAATAAGGCAAGAACCCTCGAGGAGGCCTCTGCTACCGTGACTGCCGCACTCAAGGATGCAGGGGTCCAGCTGTAG